In a single window of the Methanofollis ethanolicus genome:
- a CDS encoding precorrin-2 dehydrogenase/sirohydrochlorin ferrochelatase family protein, with protein MIPLILDLTGRHVVIFGGGAVGARKAAYFCREARVTVVSRSFLPSLAGSGAACVEADIEALDDHAVLALLEGAFLVVAATPDAALNDRIGRLARETGVHFNNAHGETGDVLIPSVLRGERYLIAVSTGGTSPAVPRFLREHLEEAFPNLDAMIGVEGRLREDLKKSVPTQDERSRTLRAVLRDPDAWTWLADGEDEAYRKIRERYISGNISLC; from the coding sequence ATGATCCCGCTGATCCTCGACCTCACCGGGAGGCACGTCGTCATCTTCGGCGGCGGTGCCGTGGGAGCGCGAAAAGCGGCATATTTCTGTCGCGAAGCGAGGGTCACCGTTGTCAGCCGGAGTTTCCTGCCCTCCCTTGCCGGTTCCGGCGCCGCGTGCGTCGAGGCCGATATCGAGGCACTGGACGACCATGCGGTCCTCGCCCTGCTGGAGGGGGCCTTTCTTGTCGTCGCAGCCACGCCCGACGCCGCCCTGAACGACAGGATCGGGCGCCTGGCGCGGGAGACGGGCGTTCACTTCAACAACGCGCACGGGGAAACCGGCGACGTCCTTATCCCCTCGGTCCTCCGGGGGGAGCGCTACCTCATCGCCGTCAGCACCGGGGGGACGAGCCCGGCCGTCCCGCGGTTCCTCAGGGAGCACCTTGAGGAGGCCTTCCCCAACCTCGACGCGATGATCGGGGTCGAGGGGAGACTGCGGGAAGACCTCAAAAAGTCCGTGCCCACCCAGGACGAACGGAGCCGGACCCTCAGGGCCGTCCTCCGCGACCCCGACGCCTGGACATGGCTTGCCGACGGCGAAGACGAGGCGTACCGCAAAATAAGGGAGCGATATATCAGTGGAAACATATCTCTATGCTGA
- the hemA gene encoding glutamyl-tRNA reductase — protein sequence MAGLNHHAAGLADLEAFRFADEEAFLTAARERFKGVFLLQTCNRIEVLVHGTAGDLADFLHDLGREKFEVREGGDVLRHLLQVATGIDSMIIGEDQILGQMKRAWAASQAAGTSDHVIDLCIKKAVHVGVEVRKRTKINRGAVSIGSAAVALAEELFTSLKGRHILVIGSGEMGMLVAQALAAKDLTAIYVANRTYERAVVLAEKIGGKAVNFGELKRYITLSDVVITCTSAPHPVITRRFLADAMKGRCWPLDGHPRPLVVIDIAQPRDVEEDAGEVDGVNLYTIDNLRDVNEHTLASRKAEATRAHDYIESELDHFLTMLNAASADDALRGLYTWAEAIRVRERDRACARLQGGDAQTAAIIDDLTRVLAKKLLLDATYSIRACAEQGQTREAEWLVKAITRGDGLCFRKDD from the coding sequence ATGGCCGGCCTCAACCACCACGCGGCCGGCCTCGCCGACCTCGAAGCCTTCAGGTTCGCGGACGAAGAGGCCTTTCTCACCGCAGCCAGGGAACGGTTCAAGGGCGTCTTTCTCCTCCAGACCTGCAACCGGATCGAGGTGCTCGTCCACGGGACTGCGGGGGACCTCGCCGACTTCCTCCACGACCTCGGAAGAGAGAAATTCGAGGTCCGCGAAGGGGGGGACGTCCTCCGCCACCTCCTCCAGGTCGCCACCGGTATCGACTCAATGATCATCGGCGAGGACCAGATCCTCGGTCAGATGAAACGCGCCTGGGCGGCCTCGCAGGCGGCCGGCACCAGCGACCATGTCATCGACCTCTGCATCAAGAAGGCCGTGCACGTCGGCGTCGAGGTGCGGAAGAGGACAAAGATCAACAGGGGCGCCGTCTCCATCGGTTCCGCGGCCGTCGCCCTCGCTGAAGAACTCTTCACGAGCCTCAAAGGTCGGCACATCCTCGTCATCGGCAGCGGGGAGATGGGGATGCTCGTCGCCCAGGCCCTCGCCGCCAAAGACCTGACCGCGATCTACGTGGCGAATAGGACGTACGAGAGGGCGGTCGTCCTCGCCGAGAAGATCGGCGGGAAGGCAGTCAACTTCGGGGAACTGAAGCGCTACATCACCCTCTCCGACGTCGTCATCACCTGCACCTCCGCACCCCATCCTGTCATTACCCGGCGTTTCCTCGCCGATGCAATGAAAGGGCGGTGCTGGCCCCTTGACGGCCACCCGCGTCCCCTCGTCGTCATCGACATTGCCCAGCCGCGGGACGTCGAGGAGGACGCCGGCGAGGTCGACGGCGTGAACCTGTACACCATTGACAACCTCCGCGACGTCAACGAGCACACCCTGGCCTCGCGGAAGGCCGAAGCGACACGCGCCCATGACTATATCGAATCCGAACTCGACCATTTCCTCACGATGCTCAACGCCGCCTCGGCCGACGACGCCCTGCGGGGCCTGTACACCTGGGCCGAGGCGATCCGCGTCAGGGAGCGCGACCGGGCCTGCGCCCGCCTCCAGGGAGGCGACGCCCAGACCGCGGCAATCATCGACGACCTGACCAGAGTGCTCGCAAAAAAACTCCTCCTCGACGCCACCTACTCCATACGGGCATGCGCGGAGCAGGGGCAGACCAGGGAGGCAGAATGGCTGGTGAAGGCAATCACCAGAGGTGACGGATTATGTTTCCGGAAAGACGACTGA
- the hemB gene encoding porphobilinogen synthase, translating into MFPERRLRRLRKRNLQPLFRETRIDASDLVMPLFFDETIEQPVAITSMPGQFRYPVGDAKSVAERLKSAGISSVLLFGVPAEKDAAAHSAYAENGGLQRAVAAVKRACPEMVVITDVCACEYTDHGHCGIIGETSSGEIDLLNDPSLALMQKIAVSHARAGADMVAPSCMLDGQVGAIRAALDAAGYADVPIMSYSTKFASAFYGPFREAAHSGYSFGDRTTYQMDPANGREALLESEMDADEGADILMVKPAALYLDVLAKIREIGLPVAAYQVSGEYSQIKAAAERGWLDERRCALESLTCIKRAGADLIITYYAEDAARWLHEEQ; encoded by the coding sequence ATGTTTCCGGAAAGACGACTGAGACGACTGAGAAAGAGAAACCTCCAGCCCCTCTTCAGGGAGACGAGGATTGATGCAAGCGACCTTGTGATGCCGCTCTTCTTCGACGAGACGATCGAACAACCCGTGGCCATCACCTCGATGCCCGGCCAGTTCAGGTACCCGGTCGGGGATGCAAAGAGCGTGGCAGAGAGACTGAAAAGCGCGGGGATATCCTCAGTCCTCCTCTTCGGCGTTCCCGCGGAGAAGGACGCCGCCGCCCATTCGGCCTATGCCGAGAACGGCGGACTTCAGCGGGCAGTCGCCGCGGTCAAGCGCGCCTGCCCGGAGATGGTGGTGATCACCGACGTCTGCGCCTGCGAGTACACCGACCACGGCCACTGCGGGATCATCGGCGAGACCTCGTCCGGGGAGATCGACCTCCTGAACGATCCATCCCTTGCCCTGATGCAGAAGATCGCAGTCTCGCACGCCCGCGCCGGCGCCGACATGGTCGCCCCCTCCTGCATGCTCGACGGGCAGGTCGGCGCGATCAGGGCGGCCCTCGACGCCGCAGGCTACGCGGACGTCCCGATCATGTCCTACTCCACGAAGTTTGCGAGCGCCTTCTACGGCCCCTTCAGGGAGGCGGCGCATTCGGGCTATTCCTTTGGCGACAGGACCACCTACCAGATGGACCCGGCGAACGGCCGCGAGGCACTCCTCGAATCCGAGATGGACGCGGACGAGGGTGCCGACATCCTGATGGTGAAACCCGCCGCCCTCTACCTCGACGTGCTGGCGAAGATCCGGGAGATCGGCCTCCCGGTCGCCGCCTACCAGGTCTCAGGTGAATACTCCCAGATCAAGGCAGCGGCAGAACGTGGCTGGCTCGACGAGAGACGGTGCGCCCTCGAAAGCCTCACCTGCATCAAGAGGGCCGGGGCCGACCTGATCATCACCTACTATGCAGAAGACGCAGCGAGGTGGCTCCATGAAGAGCAGTGA